Proteins encoded in a region of the Podospora pseudopauciseta strain CBS 411.78 chromosome 6, whole genome shotgun sequence genome:
- the SNZ1 gene encoding Pyridoxal 5'-phosphate synthase subunit snz1 (EggNog:ENOG503NVDT; BUSCO:EOG09263MIB; COG:H), producing the protein MATNLTNGISSISDDFTVKAGLAQMLKGGVIMDVTNVEQARIAEEAGAVAVMALERIPSDIRKVGGVARMSNPEMIKEIQAAVTIPVMAKARIGHIVECQILEALGIDYVDESEVLTPADDQYHVQKTDFKVPFVCGCRNLGEALRRIKEGAAFIRTKGEAGTGDVVEAVKHIRTVNAEIAKAKAALASEGELGIAKLAREIGADPILLKQTAELGRLPVVNFAAGGVATPADAALMMQLGCDGVFVGSGIFKDALDAEHATKRARAIVKAVANWTDKKALIEASIEHGTAMKGISNAGLKEDEKLAGRGW; encoded by the coding sequence ATggccaccaacctcaccaacggcatctcctccatcagcgATGACTTCACCGTCAAAGCCGGCCTCGCCCAGATGCTCAAGGGCGGCGTCATCATGGACGTCACCAACGTCGAGCAAGCCCGCATCGCCGAGGAGGCCGGCGCCGTCGCCGtcatggccctcgagcgcATCCCCTCCGACATCCGCAAGGTCGGCGGTGTCGCCCGCATGTCCAACCCGGAGATGATCAAGGAGATCCAGGCCGCCGTCACCATCCCCGTCATGGCCAAGGCCCGCATCGGCCACATTGTTGAGTGCCAGATCCTTGAGGCCCTCGGAATCGACTACGTCGACGAGAGCGAGGTCCTCACCCCTGCTGATGACCAGTACCACGTTCAAAAGACCGACTTCAAGGTCCCCTTTGTGTGCGGGTGCAGAAACTTGGGCGAGGCGCTGAGGAGAATCAAGGAGGGCGCGGCGTTCATCCGCACCAAGGGCGAGGCTGGCAccggtgatgttgtcgaggCTGTGAAGCACATCCGGACGGTGAACGCTGAGATTGCCAAGGCGAAGGCTGCTCTTGCTTCcgagggggagttgggtaTCGCCaagttggcgagggagattgGTGCTGATCCTATTCTGCTGAAGCAGACTGCTGAGTTGGGCAGACTGCCGGTTGTCAACTTTGCCGCTGGTGGTGTGGCTACCCCGGCTGATGCTGCACTCATGATGCAGCTTGGCTGCGATGGTGTGTTTGTTGGCAGTGGTATCTTCAAGGATGCGCTGGATGCCGAGCATGCTACCAAGCGCGCAAGGGCTATTGTCAAGGCTGTTGCCAACTGGACGGACAAGAAGGCGCTCATCGAGGCCAGCATTGAACACGGGACTGCCATGAAGGGTATTAGCAACGCTGGGctcaaggaggatgagaagctTGCTGGCAGAGGCTGGTAA